The Pedobacter frigiditerrae genomic sequence GTTTCTGTTGAACAGCCAGTAGTTCTGTATTGTTGGCAACACGGTGTTTTTGTTGCAGTGTATACAAAATATCCAGCCGTTGCTGAATAATTGATAGTCTTTCTCCACTATGCAAAGTGTTACTTTCAAGTACTGAAGTTTCATCTGCAATGTCTTTTATTTCTATAATGCTCGAACGCAGGCGCTCATACAACACATTAATTTCAGGGTCAAATTTCTCAATATTCTGTAATTGTAATGAAGCTTCCTTTAAAATACTAGTGGCTGAAATCTCGTTTTCGGTAAGTAGGGAAGCGGCTGTCAACAAGTTTCTCTTGATACTTTCTGCATGAGTTAATTTTTCTAACTCTAATTCCAATTCCTCTTGTTCGCCTTCTTTTAAAGCGGCTTGTTCTAATTCGTTAAACAAAAACTGTTCGTAATCTTGTTTGCCGCGGGCTTCATCAGCTTTGTCAATCAATTCCTTTAATTGCTGATTATCCTGCTTTAGTTTTTTAAAGCCAGTTCTATATTGCGTTAAAAGAGCAGTATGGTTTGCTAAAGCATCAATAATTAGTAATTGAAAATCGCTATCGTTAATCTCTTTCGTTGCATGTTGAGAATGGATATCTATCAACTTTTCGCCTACTTGTTTTAGTATGGCCAAGTTAACTGGTGTATCATTAATAAAAGCCCTTGATTTCCCATCCATCGAAATTTCCCGACGTAAAATACTTTCCTTAAAAAAATCTAAATCATTAAGCTCAAAAATGGTCTTTAGCTTTTCATCCGCCAGTAAAAACACACCTTCAATAACACATTTTTTATCTTGGTTAAAAAAGTATTTACTCTCTGCTCTTTGACCTAAAATCAGTGATAATGCACCTAGAATGATAGATTTTCCAGCTCCAGTTTCACCAGTAATAATATTTAGTCCCTTGTCAAATTCAATGTCAAGGCTGTCAATTAAAGCGTAGTTGCGTATAGAAAGTTTTTGTAGCATATCGTGATGCTAAATTAAGATAAAAGCAAATAGCTTTCAACAACCATAACATTTAAATAACAAAAAAGGACAAGAAGTTAATCTTGCCCTTTTCATCGTATCATTTGTTTGGTGTTGTTAATTCTGTAGCGGAACAGCTTTAAATTCAATTCCTTTCTCAAGTTTTAAAGTTTTTAGCGGAACTGCCTCAAAGTTTAAGTTTTTCAGTGTTTCAAACTTTAAGTTTGGATTTGCTAATAAAACATCGCTAACGTTTAAATTTAATTTAGTTATGGTAGCAAGATTCGCAGTTAATGGTAAAAGTGCTTTTTGTACATCTAAATTGCTATCAAATAATAAGAACGCTTTATCACTTTTAATTCCTTTAGCTTTCTTTAACTCTTCTACCTCGCTATCATATTTCTTTCTTAATTCCTTATATTCTGGCGAATCATAAAGCTTTTTCATATCCTCCATTTTCTGTTTCCACTCTGGTGAGCTGAATTTTTTATTCATCTCTTCAGCATTTTTTTGAATGTCGGCCATTTTAGATTTCCATTCTGGAGAGTTAAATTTCTTTTGAATCTCCTCAGCATTTTTCTGAATCTTCGCCATATTCTCTTTCCACTCTTGTGACTCGAATTTTTTGGCCATTGCTAAACTCTGCTCTTGAATTTTCGCCATTTTGTCTTTCCACTCTGGAGAGTTAAACTTCTTTTCCAACTCTTTAGAATTAAGCTCAATCTTCGCCATTTTGTCTTTCCACTCTGGAGAGTTGAATTTCTTTTCTAGTTCTTTAGAATTGAATTCTATTTTAGCCATCTTTTCTTTCCACTCTGGAGAGTTGAATTTTTTCTCAAGCTCTTTAGAGTTAAATTCTATTTTAGCCATCTTTTCTTTCCATTCAGGCGAATTAAATTTTTTCTCAAGTGCAGCTAACTTCCTTTTTACACTATCAGGTAAGTCATCCATAGATGTGTATATTACCTCTTTGCCGTCATCATTTCTAATAATTGCCTTAAATTGTTTCTTCTTTTTTTTAGTGGTATCGGTATCGGCCTTAGCGTATACTTGCTCTATTATCGCTTTAGTTTCAGTGGCAGATGGTTTTAACAAGGTTAAAGTCGGCGCTTTTTTAGCTTTAATCGTCTCTTCTTTTGTAGGATTAATCCACGCTAGTGAAGCCACGGTGGCAATAGTTAAGGTTAAGATAAAAAATTGCTGTTTAGCATTGATATAATTCGTTTTCATGTCTGTGATTCTTTTAATACGTTGGTACAAATGTTGATTGGTTCCTGTTGCCGCTAACGACAAAGTTGGGGTTTGTTTGTCTTTTAATAATTCTAATTTTAAAAGAGCGTGTGCATAAGTTAACGGAGTGCCTGTGAAATTAACCACCAAGTCATCGCAAGCATGTTCTCTTTCTATATGTATGAATTTGGTGGTAAGCCATACAAATGGATTGAAAAACAACAACGTTTCTATACAAGTTTTAACAAGGTTGATTAGATAATCGTTACGACGAATGTGTGAAAGTTCGTGTATCAAAATCGCTTCAACTTGTTTGGCATCCAATTGTGTAGCTAATACAACTGGAAATAATACAACAGGTTTAAAATAGCCAACTACTAAAGGCACGTTAACTTTAGCAGAAAGATAAAATTTAACCGTTTTATTAATCTTTAATTGAGAGAGTGTTAATTCAAAAATAGCTTTCCACTCTGCGGGTACAGCTAATGTACTTGCTTGTTTAAGCTGTTTAAGTTTTTGGTAGCCCGATATTAAAACTACTAATTGAAAGCTAATTCCGATAAGGTATACAAATACGATTACAGGGAAATAGGCTTCGGTTTTGATGTTAAAGCTTCCACTTAATCGAGTTAAATCCTGATAAGCAATTTGGTTGATAGCTATGTTTTTAATTGCTGCGCCATCAGTTGGTAGTTCGAATAACGAAATAAACGTTACGCAGAAACTAATCAGCATTAAAACTAAAGAACCAAAAGCAAAGTTGTGTTTTATCCTTGCATTAGTTTTAGGCCAAGCCATCAAGGCGATGAATAAAATAGCATAAATGATTGCTCCTTGCCATAACGAATGAAGAATGCTCCATCCAATAGCTTTAACCAAGTTGTTTACAATAGCTTCCATTGATTATTTGTTTTCAAGTTTATCTAAATATTCCTTAATCAAATCTATCTCTTCTTTGCTCGCCGTTTTATTTCCTAAAGCCTGCATAACTAATCTTGCTGCAGAACCATTAAATACATTATCTATCATTTTATTAACCAATTGTTGTTGCGTTTTTTCTTGGTTAACTATCGCTCTAT encodes the following:
- the recN gene encoding DNA repair protein RecN encodes the protein MLQKLSIRNYALIDSLDIEFDKGLNIITGETGAGKSIILGALSLILGQRAESKYFFNQDKKCVIEGVFLLADEKLKTIFELNDLDFFKESILRREISMDGKSRAFINDTPVNLAILKQVGEKLIDIHSQHATKEINDSDFQLLIIDALANHTALLTQYRTGFKKLKQDNQQLKELIDKADEARGKQDYEQFLFNELEQAALKEGEQEELELELEKLTHAESIKRNLLTAASLLTENEISATSILKEASLQLQNIEKFDPEINVLYERLRSSIIEIKDIADETSVLESNTLHSGERLSIIQQRLDILYTLQQKHRVANNTELLAVQQKLEDSLSQLLSSDEQIETLKKEIELLKNELTKQAQELSLNRKKAIKVVEVATGKTLQQVGMPNAKLVFAHQPLIELNKDGLDEIQLLFSANAGQTPAPVNKVASGGELSRLMLAIKSLLAKHTSLPTLIFDEIDTGISGETALKVGDVIADLGIDMQILSITHLPQIAAKGNSHYFVYKNEGNNKTTTGIKKLSPDERVSAIAEMLSGKNPGASALQNAKELLG
- a CDS encoding M56 family metallopeptidase, whose amino-acid sequence is MEAIVNNLVKAIGWSILHSLWQGAIIYAILFIALMAWPKTNARIKHNFAFGSLVLMLISFCVTFISLFELPTDGAAIKNIAINQIAYQDLTRLSGSFNIKTEAYFPVIVFVYLIGISFQLVVLISGYQKLKQLKQASTLAVPAEWKAIFELTLSQLKINKTVKFYLSAKVNVPLVVGYFKPVVLFPVVLATQLDAKQVEAILIHELSHIRRNDYLINLVKTCIETLLFFNPFVWLTTKFIHIEREHACDDLVVNFTGTPLTYAHALLKLELLKDKQTPTLSLAATGTNQHLYQRIKRITDMKTNYINAKQQFFILTLTIATVASLAWINPTKEETIKAKKAPTLTLLKPSATETKAIIEQVYAKADTDTTKKKKKQFKAIIRNDDGKEVIYTSMDDLPDSVKRKLAALEKKFNSPEWKEKMAKIEFNSKELEKKFNSPEWKEKMAKIEFNSKELEKKFNSPEWKDKMAKIELNSKELEKKFNSPEWKDKMAKIQEQSLAMAKKFESQEWKENMAKIQKNAEEIQKKFNSPEWKSKMADIQKNAEEMNKKFSSPEWKQKMEDMKKLYDSPEYKELRKKYDSEVEELKKAKGIKSDKAFLLFDSNLDVQKALLPLTANLATITKLNLNVSDVLLANPNLKFETLKNLNFEAVPLKTLKLEKGIEFKAVPLQN